The Brevibacillus humidisoli DNA segment AAGTAAGCAAGAGAGACAATCGTTTCAGGCTGTTGATCAAGGTACTGTTTAAGGGTTTTCGTGGCATCGCCTTTCACCAACTCGTACTTGTTGATATGATTTAACGGACTTAATTTTTGGCGGGTAAACAACAGATCGGACAAATATTTCTCGTAACCCTCTGTTACTGCGTATGCTCCTTCTTTGATGATTGCATGATCTCCATCCTTGGAAGATAGCGATTGAAATCCCTCAAAAGTGTCGAATCCAATAATCTTTCTCGTATAGTTATAAGGTTCATAAATCCCCCTAAGCGCCTCGTAAATACACAAATTCGTTCCCCAGCGCACACCAAATTCCATAATCACACCGTTCACATCCAGTATGTGCTGGTACAGTTCATTTAGAAACAGTATCCGAGACATCATCTGACGATGAACGTACAGGGCCATATGGTCCATCAATTCATTTTTGGGTACAGGACTATTCTGAAACAATTCCAACAGATCTTCACGTGTTTGTCTTTCCAACTCAGCGTATTGTTGGATAAATTCAAATTTCTCCATTTCATCCCACTCCTTCTGTATGGTAAAAACGCTTGTACGATTATGTTAGGCTTTGGAGCTCAGGCGAAAGGCGGTTACAGTCTATCCGGGGAAACCAGAAACGGCTCGTATCATCAATTGGACCAGATATAGTTGAAAATCCCCCTGCAAAACCATGCTCCAACAAAATAGGAGTCAAATCCCGCTCCATGCAATGGAAAAACTCCCCTCCGCCAAAAGGAGGGGTATACCACTTGGCGATAATCCCCAATTCCCTTTCTAAATATTCTTTGCAAGGGAGGATTTCTGTTGCAAAATAATGCTGTGCATCATTGTAATATGGGATGTGGTTGTGACCATGCACCCCTATTGTCATCCCTGCTCGATGCATTTCGATTAATTCAGAATCACTGATGTAGTGTTCTTTTACAAACTTAGCAGCATTTGGAAAAATGGCATTGAAAATCGACTCCAAAATGGCCCTTGCTTCCGTTTCCTTAAGAATAAAATTTAATACGTATTTATTAAATTTTCGAAGTTTATTCGTCTCGTAATCATAAATGGAACTTTCAATTGAAAGACTCTGTACGTCATACGAAGCTATCAATATATCCCTTAACTCTTCGTCAGAAGTAAATGACAGGACGGCATGAACTAAATGAACAAGCGGTATTTTCCCAGTAATCCGTGGCCCAGACATTACTGCAAAATACGCACGAACACCTTTTTTCCGCAAGATATCGAATGCGTATGTGTACTGATCTTTCGTTCCATCGTCAAAAGTAATAATTGCTTTTGGTTTAGTAGACGGCATTCTTAGTTCATCTACACTCACAATTTCATGCGTCTGCAGGATTACATCTATTTGGCGGGCAAAATCCTCGGGCCGCAGGGGATGAATAGCGCCCCATCCATTCTGTTCACGGATATAGTGATACATAACGGCAATATCGACCTTTCTCAACCCTTCACACAACCATTCGTCGTTTAGTTATTCCATCCTTCGGGAAGCGGCCATATGTTAGGCCTATCCATATCACAATCTGATTTGACAAAGTACGTATCATTAGGATCAACTATAGCCGTTTTCTGCTCTGCAAGTTTGACCTTCCAGGCCACATTAATTCTGTTTACTTTGTAGCGGAACGGTTGAAACAGCCCGGCTATTCCACATAAATTAGGTGAGTAATCGATGTTTTGTTTTTTAAAGCCGACCTCGGATAAAATATGTTCCAATCGATTGTTGCTTAATTGAAAATCGGCTGCAACACACCCATTCTCTTTGGCCCACAGTAATACCGCACGCAGCAAAGCAATAAAACGTTGATCTGTTTTACCGTGCCAAACATCGCCATTGGCTGGTAAAAGTTCTATTAAACGCAGTACTTTGGTTCCGTGTAGTAGACGATTGTCTATATCATACACTCTGTCCATTCTGACAACCGCAGCACCAGTTGTTTCAGGATCCCCCAAAAAATGATAGTTATAGCCCTTACTATTCACATATCTCCAATTCCAAAAGCTTTCGTCTCGGAATTGCGAAATGATGAAGGCCTTTTCAATTGTACGGTTGTATAGAAGCTCCATCTGTTTTAGCGAGATATTGTCAAGTGGCAACTCTCTTGTGTCAACCTCCGGAAATATGTGGTTTAGCCACTTTCCTATATCCTCTAAGTCGACAGCTTCTGGAAGGAGTTTTTGATAACCCGTTACATCTAGGGGTATTACATAGCGATTTAGTGAATCCATGTATGTATAACCCATTCGCTTATACAGCGGGACCACTTGTTGGCCACAGCCAAGCGTATAAGTCATAGGAAAGCGTTTCTCGGTTTCCATGAGAAGTCTAATTCCCAACCCCGTATTTCTGTACTTTTTGTCAATTATCCACATGGTCAAACCTGCACCTGACAACTTCTCTCCAGCAATTGAAAACACACTTGGGATGTTTCCCAGAAATCCGATAATCCGGTCCTCATGAACGAGGAGTTGCGAGTCTGACTCCCCTTGATCGTTTATTCTGTATTGCCAATTGAATAATACTTCGTCATAGATAGGATGGTTTTGGGCCCAATTTTCTTTCAAAAAGTCAACTACATCTGCAAAGTATGTAACGTTAAACGGAAGGAGTTTCATCAGCTTTATCCCTTTCCAGTAACTCGTATAAACCCCAAACAGGATGGTAAACCCATGCAATCCGACGATTCTGAAAAGCTACGGCAGGAGTTGGTTCTTGAAGCACTTTAAACTGATAAGATGTTGCTAGATCGATGCCTGCCTGTAGATCATCTAATTCAAAACATAAATGGACCAATTTGTGTCCTTTCTTGATACTATTATGAACAGGAGATTGCTCGCTAACAGGTTCAATGAGTTCCAAATTAGTCCCACTTACGTTAACAAATCCAACCCTTACCTTTTGGATCGGATCTTCAAATACCTCCAAGTCATTCATTTTTGCTAGTTCTATACTGGAAACAGCGAGACCAACATGATGGAGCCTAGCTGTAGGTCCAAAAAAGTGAAACTCTGTCATTTGGAAAGACTCCTTATGCTTTTAAATGGTCTTCAAGAATATCAAGGATATCTTTAATCGAGTTGATACTACTCATTTCTTCTAGACTAAACGAGATGCCAAACGCTGATTCAATCTCCATAACGAGATTCAATTGATTTAATGAATCCCATTTCTCATAATCCTCTCTTTCTGACTCAGGCGTTACTGCCTCAATGGGAACTTCCATTATGGTTGACACTATGGTTCTCACTTTCTCTAATCGATTCATCATGATTCACCTTCTACAGGATAGTTATGTGGTCGGGCTTGTTCACTGCCGCTATTTCCAAGACACCAGTAGTCTCATCTTTGTATTTGGACTTAATGTATTCGTAAAAGGGTGAGTTCTTAGCCGTTTTCCGATATATGGCCCTTACCGTAGCAGGTTTTTCCGCTTGAATATTCGAAAGTACAGTCCAAAGCATTGCGTCTTCGATCTGTTTTCCCATTACTCTACAACTCATAACAAAGTCGATAATCTCCGCTGTCTCTTCCTTCAGTGCAACACTAAGCACTCCCGTTAGCCCGACATCCCCAAACTTGTCGCGCACATAAAACACATAGACTCTATTGTTGGATACTTGACTCCACTCCCAATATTCAGGCTCGGTATACCGATTGGTAGCCATGTTGAACTGGTTCGTTTTATTTAACAGCTGCACAGCACGAGGTAAATCACTTTTTTCCAACAGTCTTACCGTCACGACGATGTCCAGGGTTTTCAACCATTCTTCCTTTGAGGCCACTTCTTGAAGCGCAACTTTTCGTTTTATTTCACTTCGGTATAACTCCGTACGAACACGATCTTCCTGGGTTATTTCCAGTGTATCAAAACACCGAAGAGCACTGAGGAAGTTTGGATAATGTGTAAAATCTTCTGGTAAATCCGGCGTGTAGATTTCCGGGAATGCATGTTTAACCCTGTCACGCTCCACAGGGTTGTCATCAAGAAAGACGACAGATTGTAACCCGATGTTTAGATCGCTTGCAATCTTAGCGATGTTCTCCGCCTTGTCATTCCAGTTAATCTGATAAGCTGCAAAATCATCTCTTCTTAATACCATTCCAGGATGATGTTCAATCACTTCCATGGCTATATCTTGGTTGTTCTTGCTGCAGATAGCGAGTAGGATGCCCCGGTTTTTCAAACTTTTGAGTTCTTTTTGAAACATAACAAAACTTTCACCCACAGGGTCGATACCACCTAACTTGATGTGGTCGATCCCGTCGTCACCTATTATTCCTCCCCAAAGAGTGTTGTCTAAATCACAAATAATCAGTTTTTTGCCCTGACCAAAAACTCCTTTCACGACCGCTTTGATTTCTTCGGCCGCAAGTGCAAAGAAGTCCCTGGTATAATGGATTTTTCCTATCGCATACATTTTGGGATCATAACTTTTTTTCTGCAAGGCGGCATACCAGTATTGGGAATCCAGCATGACTATGTTTTTGTGTTTACTAAAATACTGAGCAAGGAGCAAGTTCATCTGCATTAGTATATTGGTTAAGCCAATATTATGCTGGTAGGTCATAGCTTGGTTCCAGCGAAG contains these protein-coding regions:
- a CDS encoding TylF/MycF/NovP-related O-methyltransferase; this translates as MEKFEFIQQYAELERQTREDLLELFQNSPVPKNELMDHMALYVHRQMMSRILFLNELYQHILDVNGVIMEFGVRWGTNLCIYEALRGIYEPYNYTRKIIGFDTFEGFQSLSSKDGDHAIIKEGAYAVTEGYEKYLSDLLFTRQKLSPLNHINKYELVKGDATKTLKQYLDQQPETIVSLAYFDFDIYEPTKVCLELVLERVTKGSVIAFDELNYPAFPGETLALMEVMGLNKYRLRRSKFASVPSYIIFE
- a CDS encoding polysaccharide deacetylase family protein, which gives rise to MRKVDIAVMYHYIREQNGWGAIHPLRPEDFARQIDVILQTHEIVSVDELRMPSTKPKAIITFDDGTKDQYTYAFDILRKKGVRAYFAVMSGPRITGKIPLVHLVHAVLSFTSDEELRDILIASYDVQSLSIESSIYDYETNKLRKFNKYVLNFILKETEARAILESIFNAIFPNAAKFVKEHYISDSELIEMHRAGMTIGVHGHNHIPYYNDAQHYFATEILPCKEYLERELGIIAKWYTPPFGGGEFFHCMERDLTPILLEHGFAGGFSTISGPIDDTSRFWFPRIDCNRLSPELQSLT
- a CDS encoding GNAT family N-acetyltransferase, which encodes MKLLPFNVTYFADVVDFLKENWAQNHPIYDEVLFNWQYRINDQGESDSQLLVHEDRIIGFLGNIPSVFSIAGEKLSGAGLTMWIIDKKYRNTGLGIRLLMETEKRFPMTYTLGCGQQVVPLYKRMGYTYMDSLNRYVIPLDVTGYQKLLPEAVDLEDIGKWLNHIFPEVDTRELPLDNISLKQMELLYNRTIEKAFIISQFRDESFWNWRYVNSKGYNYHFLGDPETTGAAVVRMDRVYDIDNRLLHGTKVLRLIELLPANGDVWHGKTDQRFIALLRAVLLWAKENGCVAADFQLSNNRLEHILSEVGFKKQNIDYSPNLCGIAGLFQPFRYKVNRINVAWKVKLAEQKTAIVDPNDTYFVKSDCDMDRPNIWPLPEGWNN
- a CDS encoding VOC family protein, which produces MTEFHFFGPTARLHHVGLAVSSIELAKMNDLEVFEDPIQKVRVGFVNVSGTNLELIEPVSEQSPVHNSIKKGHKLVHLCFELDDLQAGIDLATSYQFKVLQEPTPAVAFQNRRIAWVYHPVWGLYELLERDKADETPSV
- a CDS encoding acyl carrier protein encodes the protein MNRLEKVRTIVSTIMEVPIEAVTPESEREDYEKWDSLNQLNLVMEIESAFGISFSLEEMSSINSIKDILDILEDHLKA
- a CDS encoding HAD-IIIC family phosphatase → MLHYKMLLLGDTVIDPIVRFLADPGVEPVIQATVGPYNQIYQTLMDPSHAVWQNDSDILLIWSTPQSVIPSFEKLQRYENVSTDEILREVERFAELVRKASAKHKATFVISWSLPPHLRWNQAMTYQHNIGLTNILMQMNLLLAQYFSKHKNIVMLDSQYWYAALQKKSYDPKMYAIGKIHYTRDFFALAAEEIKAVVKGVFGQGKKLIICDLDNTLWGGIIGDDGIDHIKLGGIDPVGESFVMFQKELKSLKNRGILLAICSKNNQDIAMEVIEHHPGMVLRRDDFAAYQINWNDKAENIAKIASDLNIGLQSVVFLDDNPVERDRVKHAFPEIYTPDLPEDFTHYPNFLSALRCFDTLEITQEDRVRTELYRSEIKRKVALQEVASKEEWLKTLDIVVTVRLLEKSDLPRAVQLLNKTNQFNMATNRYTEPEYWEWSQVSNNRVYVFYVRDKFGDVGLTGVLSVALKEETAEIIDFVMSCRVMGKQIEDAMLWTVLSNIQAEKPATVRAIYRKTAKNSPFYEYIKSKYKDETTGVLEIAAVNKPDHITIL